In Salminus brasiliensis chromosome 24, fSalBra1.hap2, whole genome shotgun sequence, one genomic interval encodes:
- the LOC140546901 gene encoding C-type lectin domain family 10 member A-like: protein MSLSVYDEVIYFEELNRADEEEITVVMYESADAVRGHDPNTETEAVNTRRKLQTQQAGSRCYRLTAVCLGLLCVLLLIAITLLWINFNNLTAERDQLQAERDGLQRRLSELGKAAQEGWIYFSSSIYYISTEKKSWSESREDCRERGADLLIINSREEQKFIHKLRGGQHAWIGLTDGEREGVWKWVDGSALITGFWRTGEPNRSDEHCVITGYESDPVKNWADFPCNDQFVWICENRISMKQ from the exons atgtctctcagtgtttatgATGAAGTGATCTACTTTGAGGAGCTGAACAGAGCAGATGAAGAGGAGATAACTGTGGTTATGTATGAGAGCGCAGACGCTGTTAGAGGACATGACcccaacacagagacagaggccGTCAACACGAGGAGGAAGCTACAGACACAACAAGCAG GAAGCAGATGCTACAGACTGACTGCAGTGTGtctggggctgctgtgtgttcTCCTGCTGATTGCCATCACACTGCTGTGGATCAACTTCaacaacctgactgcagagagagaccagttgcaggcagagagagacgggctgcagagaaggctttctgaaCTGG GAAAAGCCGCTCAGGAGGGATGGATCTACTTCAGCTCCAGTATCTACTACATCTCTACTGAGAAGAAGAGCTGGAGTGAGAGCAGAgaggactgcagagagagaggagcagaccTGCTGATCATCAACAGCAGAGAGgaacag AAGTTTATTCACAAGCTGAGAGGAGGTCAGCATGCTTGGATTGGTCTGACTGACGGTGAAAGAGAGGGGGTCTGGAAATGGGTGGACGGCTCAGCACTGATCACTGG attctGGAGAACTGGAGAACCCAACAGATCAGATGAACACTGTGTCATAACTGGATATGAGTCTGATCCTGTAAAGAACTGGGCTGATTTTCCCTGTAATGATCAGTTTGTTTGGATCTGTGAAAATAGAATATCAATGAAACAGTga